The following coding sequences are from one Triticum aestivum cultivar Chinese Spring chromosome 5A, IWGSC CS RefSeq v2.1, whole genome shotgun sequence window:
- the LOC123106313 gene encoding serine protease HTRA1 isoform X2, with product MPPKAARRRRRGDQDTDTEARKKKKKTKISLAEDRRLMFAAFESEKTQPQPKLDRAYDDDAAESSSEESAYPPSPLLHRPYIPDELADRPDIRAAFKHAEAEYRADKSCRFVFILNRHSSLSCLSKDRSLLHIREPAKDAVLLAADSIVSLSSYLDDEPLNRCSGLWIQRDDRKNTAVVLTSAHLIRVKEYDEWNNEWTGEYHREAEVIVHLLDDTTAVASLLYLQEHYEFALYEVLVDKPVQLSTFNDNVHSGQDVFRLGRDGSLDLRITHGRVEYKVPIRHERCHYMYFSNDEHHFRDDGGPVIDLEGKVVGMVNNQINETFLPSSILHKCLDSWRKLKCIPRAHLGITFASIKLLDPICIERMRRKHNIASGLIVEQVSKQSNAEKLGIRKDDIIERFNGEYISNTIELEKMLLDIGRDQFVQAKVLNAETDVRIQIFRATKLRRRVRNLTVIVSDCGENIIEGTYPITDGL from the exons ATGCCGCCGAAGGCCGCGAGGCGGCGCAGGAGGGGGGATCAGGACACGGACACGGAagccaggaagaagaagaagaagaccaagataAGCCTAGCAGAGGATCGAAGATTGATGTTCGCGGCCTTCGAGAGTGAAAAAACCCAACCCCAACCAAAATTAG ATCGTGCGTACGACGACGACGCGGCCGAGTCCTCGTCGGAGGAATCCGCCTATCCACCCAGCCCTCTGCTCCACAGGCCCTATATCCCCGACGAACTAGCTGACAGGCCGGACATACGTGCCGCCTTCAAGCACGCCGAAGCCGAATACCGAGCAGATAAAT CTTGTCGGTTTGTCTTCATCCTGAATCGCCACTCTTCTCTTTCGTGCCTGTCCAAGGACCGAAGCCTTCTTCATATCCGTGAGCCTGCAAAGGATGCCGTGCTTCTTGCCGCCGACTCTATCGTCAGCCTCTCGTCCTATCTCG ATGATGAGCCGTTGAATAGGTGTTCTGGCTTGTGGATTCAACGGGATGACAGGAAGAATACAGCCGTGGTTTTGACGTCCGCGCATCTCATTCGCGTAAAGGAATACGACGAGTGGAATAATGAGTGGACGGGTGAATATCATCGCGAGGCCGAG GTCATTGTTCACTTGCTGGACGACACAACTGCAGTCGCCAGTCTCCTCTACCTGCAGGAGCACTACGAATTTGCTCTTTATGAGGTTCTGGTGGACAAACCGGTTCAACTATCCACTTTTAATGACAATGTGCACTCTGGTCAAGACGTTTTCCGACTTGGAAGAGATGGAAGTCTTGATCTAAGGATAACCCATGGTAGGGTGGAATACAAAGTTCCAATCCGTCATGAGAGATGTCACTACATGTATTTTTCTAATGATGAACATCAT TTCCGTGACGATGGAGGCCCTGTCATTGACTTAGAAGGCAAGGTTGTGGGAATGGTTAACAATCAAATCAATGAGACCTTTTTACCTTCTTCTATATTGCACAAGTGCTTGGATTCGTGGAGAAAGTTGAA GTGCATCCCTCGTGCCCACCTTGGAATTACATTTGCTTCCATCAAGCTTCTAGATCCTATCTGTATTGAGAGGATGAGGCGTAAGCATAACATTGCATCTGGTCTTATTGTTGAACAG GTGTCAAAACAATCGAATGCTGAGAAACTTGGAATCCGCAAGGATGATATTATTGAACGTTTCAATGGAGAGTATATTTCTAATACAATTGAG TTGGAAAAGATGTTGTTGGATATAGGCAGGGACCAATTTGTTCAAGCAAAAGTCTTAAATGCCGAAACAGATGTTCGG ATTCAAATATTCCGTGCCACGAAACTTCGCCGAAGAGTTAGAAACTTGACTGTAATTGTATCGGATTGTGGAGAGAATATCATAGAAG GCACTTACCCTATCACCGATGGCCTTtga
- the LOC123106313 gene encoding serine protease HTRA1 isoform X1: MPPKAARRRRRGDQDTDTEARKKKKKTKISLAEDRRLMFAAFESEKTQPQPKLDRAYDDDAAESSSEESAYPPSPLLHRPYIPDELADRPDIRAAFKHAEAEYRADKSCRFVFILNRHSSLSCLSKDRSLLHIREPAKDAVLLAADSIVSLSSYLDDEPLNRCSGLWIQRDDRKNTAVVLTSAHLIRVKEYDEWNNEWTGEYHREAEVIVHLLDDTTAVASLLYLQEHYEFALYEVLVDKPVQLSTFNDNVHSGQDVFRLGRDGSLDLRITHGRVEYKVPIRHERCHYMYFSNDEHHFRDDGGPVIDLEGKVVGMVNNQINETFLPSSILHKCLDSWRKLKCIPRAHLGITFASIKLLDPICIERMRRKHNIASGLIVEQVSKQSNAEKLGIRKDDIIERFNGEYISNTIELEKMLLDIGRDQFVQAKVLNAETDVRIQIFRATKLRRRVRNLTVIVSDCGENIIEGDYLINVVADFLVMMSLSYCISLLCRFNVSCPPIALSLSYRFFEFLEFFLPLASLNV; encoded by the exons ATGCCGCCGAAGGCCGCGAGGCGGCGCAGGAGGGGGGATCAGGACACGGACACGGAagccaggaagaagaagaagaagaccaagataAGCCTAGCAGAGGATCGAAGATTGATGTTCGCGGCCTTCGAGAGTGAAAAAACCCAACCCCAACCAAAATTAG ATCGTGCGTACGACGACGACGCGGCCGAGTCCTCGTCGGAGGAATCCGCCTATCCACCCAGCCCTCTGCTCCACAGGCCCTATATCCCCGACGAACTAGCTGACAGGCCGGACATACGTGCCGCCTTCAAGCACGCCGAAGCCGAATACCGAGCAGATAAAT CTTGTCGGTTTGTCTTCATCCTGAATCGCCACTCTTCTCTTTCGTGCCTGTCCAAGGACCGAAGCCTTCTTCATATCCGTGAGCCTGCAAAGGATGCCGTGCTTCTTGCCGCCGACTCTATCGTCAGCCTCTCGTCCTATCTCG ATGATGAGCCGTTGAATAGGTGTTCTGGCTTGTGGATTCAACGGGATGACAGGAAGAATACAGCCGTGGTTTTGACGTCCGCGCATCTCATTCGCGTAAAGGAATACGACGAGTGGAATAATGAGTGGACGGGTGAATATCATCGCGAGGCCGAG GTCATTGTTCACTTGCTGGACGACACAACTGCAGTCGCCAGTCTCCTCTACCTGCAGGAGCACTACGAATTTGCTCTTTATGAGGTTCTGGTGGACAAACCGGTTCAACTATCCACTTTTAATGACAATGTGCACTCTGGTCAAGACGTTTTCCGACTTGGAAGAGATGGAAGTCTTGATCTAAGGATAACCCATGGTAGGGTGGAATACAAAGTTCCAATCCGTCATGAGAGATGTCACTACATGTATTTTTCTAATGATGAACATCAT TTCCGTGACGATGGAGGCCCTGTCATTGACTTAGAAGGCAAGGTTGTGGGAATGGTTAACAATCAAATCAATGAGACCTTTTTACCTTCTTCTATATTGCACAAGTGCTTGGATTCGTGGAGAAAGTTGAA GTGCATCCCTCGTGCCCACCTTGGAATTACATTTGCTTCCATCAAGCTTCTAGATCCTATCTGTATTGAGAGGATGAGGCGTAAGCATAACATTGCATCTGGTCTTATTGTTGAACAG GTGTCAAAACAATCGAATGCTGAGAAACTTGGAATCCGCAAGGATGATATTATTGAACGTTTCAATGGAGAGTATATTTCTAATACAATTGAG TTGGAAAAGATGTTGTTGGATATAGGCAGGGACCAATTTGTTCAAGCAAAAGTCTTAAATGCCGAAACAGATGTTCGG ATTCAAATATTCCGTGCCACGAAACTTCGCCGAAGAGTTAGAAACTTGACTGTAATTGTATCGGATTGTGGAGAGAATATCATAGAAGGTGACTATCTTATTAACGTAGTAgctgattttcttgttatgatgagtTTAAGTTATTGCATTTCTCTCTTGTGTAGATTCAATGTGTCTTGTCCGCCAATTGCCCTAAGCCTTTCTTATAGGTTTTTTGAATTTCTTGAATTCTTTCTGCCCCTTGCTTCACTGAATGTATAA